One Microvirga lotononidis genomic window carries:
- a CDS encoding TetR/AcrR family transcriptional regulator translates to MAGGVRARRKAERPGEILEAAFEEFVQNGYAATRLEDVAARVGVTKGTIYFYFENKEQLFVAMVRELSRPVHLQAEEFAASNSSTAPEFLRSYLCFLYRIIATDPRGREILRLLIAEASRFPALIDEHHQNFMGPVVRRLRQVLDDGNAKGEIRQSSVLEFPELLLAPALSLNIWMLLFSDRRPIDMERHFEIAVDLLLNGLLPRTTSESNKP, encoded by the coding sequence ATGGCTGGAGGTGTGAGGGCCCGCCGCAAGGCGGAGCGTCCCGGGGAGATCCTGGAGGCTGCCTTCGAAGAGTTCGTGCAGAACGGCTACGCGGCCACGCGTCTCGAGGACGTGGCGGCGCGGGTCGGCGTCACGAAGGGCACGATCTACTTCTACTTCGAGAACAAGGAACAGCTCTTTGTCGCCATGGTGCGCGAACTCTCGCGCCCGGTCCATCTACAGGCCGAGGAATTCGCCGCATCGAACTCATCCACGGCTCCCGAATTCCTGCGGTCCTATCTCTGCTTCCTGTACAGAATTATCGCGACGGATCCGCGAGGCCGGGAGATCCTTCGCCTGCTGATTGCTGAAGCGAGCCGCTTCCCTGCATTGATCGACGAGCACCACCAGAACTTCATGGGACCGGTAGTCAGACGGCTGCGTCAGGTCCTGGACGATGGAAATGCCAAAGGCGAGATCCGTCAGTCTTCCGTCCTGGAGTTCCCGGAACTCCTGCTCGCACCGGCCCTGTCTCTCAACATCTGGATGCTTCTGTTCTCGGATCGTCGGCCGATCGACATGGAACGGCACTTCGAGATCGCGGTCGATCTTCTTCTGAATGGCCTCCTGCCCCGAACCACATCGGAGAGCAACAAACCATAG
- a CDS encoding efflux RND transporter periplasmic adaptor subunit encodes MKPIAGYLLSATLLLASLLPVHAQQPRGSTPPPQVTITEVQARVVPVTYEYAARVSAYREVQVRARVGGILLKRNFTEGTPVKAGQVLFEIDPAPFDAELARTKAQLQQAQAQYNQAVRDAERALQLFARGAGSEKSRDDAIAAKELGAASVAAAEAQVRTAQLNLDYTKVRAPISGITSLEQVPEGSLIGTSGDSGLLTSITQLDPVYVNFAFADREGAEIRRLLASQQPKGSPAKDLKVKITFGDGEVYDQEGTIDFTSSSIDTQTGTLQARAIVKNPDQRLVPGQFVRATVTGLTLDDAIVVPEAAVMQGPQGQFVYTINSTGNAEIRPVELSRQIESGWIVSSGLRAGDKLVTEGVIKVRPGAPVMASLTNTNVAVTQ; translated from the coding sequence ATGAAGCCGATAGCCGGGTACCTTTTGTCTGCAACCCTCCTCTTGGCCTCGCTTCTGCCAGTTCATGCTCAGCAGCCTCGAGGCTCCACCCCACCCCCGCAGGTCACGATCACGGAGGTTCAGGCACGGGTTGTGCCCGTCACCTACGAGTATGCCGCCCGTGTTTCGGCCTATCGTGAGGTGCAGGTGAGGGCGCGCGTGGGCGGCATCCTCCTGAAGCGGAACTTCACCGAAGGTACGCCGGTGAAGGCGGGCCAAGTGCTGTTTGAGATCGATCCCGCCCCCTTTGATGCGGAATTGGCACGTACGAAGGCGCAGCTTCAGCAGGCCCAGGCGCAGTACAACCAGGCAGTGCGGGATGCCGAGCGGGCGTTACAGCTCTTCGCGCGAGGCGCGGGCAGCGAGAAATCCCGTGACGATGCCATTGCGGCCAAGGAACTCGGTGCCGCCTCTGTCGCCGCGGCCGAGGCTCAGGTTCGCACCGCCCAGCTCAACCTGGACTATACGAAGGTGAGGGCTCCCATCAGCGGCATTACCAGCCTGGAGCAGGTGCCCGAGGGCAGCCTGATCGGCACCAGCGGCGACAGCGGCCTGCTCACCTCCATCACCCAACTCGACCCCGTCTACGTGAACTTCGCCTTTGCCGATCGCGAGGGTGCCGAGATCCGTCGCCTCCTGGCTTCCCAGCAACCGAAGGGATCTCCGGCCAAAGACCTCAAGGTGAAGATCACCTTCGGCGATGGTGAGGTCTACGATCAGGAAGGCACGATCGACTTCACCTCTAGCAGCATCGATACCCAGACCGGCACCCTGCAGGCTCGTGCCATCGTCAAGAATCCCGACCAGCGTCTGGTGCCCGGGCAGTTCGTGCGGGCGACCGTCACCGGCCTTACCCTGGATGATGCCATCGTCGTTCCCGAGGCGGCCGTGATGCAGGGACCCCAGGGACAGTTCGTCTATACCATCAACAGCACCGGAAACGCCGAGATCCGCCCGGTCGAACTGAGCCGCCAAATCGAAAGCGGCTGGATCGTCTCCTCGGGCCTGAGGGCCGGTGACAAGCTCGTCACCGAGGGCGTCATCAAGGTCCGTCCGGGAGCACCTGTTATGGCTTCATTGACCAACACGAATGTCGCGGTGACGCAATGA
- a CDS encoding efflux RND transporter permease subunit: MNPRFFIDRPVFAAVISIVIVLAGALAIRALPIAQYPELTPPQVVVSAAYPGASAETVAQTVAAPLEQQINGVEGMLYMQSTNSSSGSMQLSVTFALGTDPDQATIDVNNRVQRATSTLPEEVTRQGVTVAKRSTSILGMVAMFSKDPRYDRTYVGNYALLNVVDELKRIPGVGDASVLGSVEYSMRIWLRPDKLAEFNLTPTDVAAAIREQNAQFAAGRFGDEPTDKSVAFTYSATTQGRLPDKAAFEDIILRSNENAAALRLKDVARVELGAQSYTVTAQLNGTPAVPIAIYLQPGANALATMEALTTRLEELKGAFPEGVDYAIPFDTTKFIQVSVEEVIHTFIEAIVLVVGVVFLFLQNWRATLIPVIAVPISIIGTFAGMYLFGFSINLLTLFGLVLAIGIVVDDAIVVLENVERIMSTEHLSPRKAAIKAMSEVTGPVIAIVLVLCAVFVPVTFMGGLAGEMYKQFAVTIAISVTISGIVALTLTPALCALILKPGHHEPALPFRLFNRAFDKLTAGYTAGVRFLVRRVAVGLLISAGVAGATAYLFMTIPGSLVPDEDQGVLFSVAMLPPAASLSRTEAVVDAASQNFQSHPAVENVFAVSGFDLLSGGMKTSAGTSFVSLKDWAEREAPELDARKLPGPFMGMNDGIKDGMVLAFNPPPIMGLSTTGGFELYLQDRTGGGAANLNAATTKLVEAASKRPELTGVRTTFSTNVPQYKINLDRDKAKALNVPINSVFEAMQSTFGSMYVNDFTLFGRNYRVMLQSESNFRQTPDDLRHVFVKTAAGSMIPLSTLVTVERVIGPDQLERFNAFNAAKVTGNPAPGYTSGQAIAAMQEVAREALPEGFQVAWTGSAYQELETGGTGSQAMIFGLIMVFLILAAQYEKWSLPLAVITAVPFALFGALVAIWLRGLTNDVYFQIGLVTLIGLAAKNAILIVEFAVLRRQEGASAVEAAIDAARLRFRPIVMTSLAFILGVVPLAISTGAGSASRHSIGTGVIGGMLAATFIATFLIPMFYRLIAWKQPKAREEDDDVLLAPAQETPAQ; encoded by the coding sequence ATGAACCCTCGCTTTTTTATCGACCGGCCGGTCTTCGCCGCCGTCATCTCCATTGTGATTGTCCTAGCGGGCGCCCTGGCCATCCGGGCTCTGCCGATCGCTCAGTATCCTGAACTGACGCCGCCGCAGGTGGTAGTAAGCGCCGCATATCCCGGCGCCAGCGCCGAGACGGTCGCCCAGACCGTGGCGGCTCCGCTGGAGCAGCAGATCAACGGCGTGGAAGGCATGCTCTACATGCAATCCACGAACTCGAGCAGCGGTTCGATGCAGCTGAGCGTCACCTTTGCGCTCGGCACCGATCCGGATCAGGCGACCATCGATGTCAATAATCGGGTTCAGCGGGCAACCTCGACCCTACCCGAGGAGGTGACGCGGCAGGGTGTCACCGTGGCCAAGCGCTCGACCTCGATCCTCGGCATGGTCGCCATGTTCTCGAAGGATCCGCGGTATGACCGGACCTATGTCGGCAACTACGCGCTTCTGAATGTGGTCGATGAACTCAAGCGTATCCCGGGCGTCGGTGATGCGTCTGTCCTCGGATCGGTGGAGTATTCCATGCGCATCTGGCTGCGGCCGGATAAGCTCGCCGAGTTCAACCTGACGCCGACCGATGTTGCGGCCGCCATCCGTGAGCAGAACGCTCAGTTCGCCGCGGGCCGCTTTGGTGATGAGCCAACCGACAAGTCGGTCGCCTTCACCTACTCGGCCACAACACAGGGCCGCCTGCCGGACAAGGCGGCCTTCGAGGACATCATCCTGCGTTCGAACGAGAATGCGGCCGCCCTGCGCCTCAAGGATGTGGCTCGCGTGGAACTCGGGGCCCAGAGCTATACGGTCACGGCACAGCTCAATGGCACCCCGGCGGTGCCGATCGCGATTTATCTCCAGCCGGGCGCCAATGCCCTGGCGACCATGGAGGCGCTCACGACCCGCCTGGAGGAGCTAAAGGGAGCCTTCCCGGAAGGGGTCGATTACGCGATCCCGTTCGACACGACGAAGTTCATCCAGGTCTCGGTCGAGGAGGTCATTCACACCTTCATCGAGGCCATCGTGCTGGTGGTCGGCGTCGTGTTCCTGTTCCTGCAGAACTGGCGCGCGACCCTGATCCCGGTGATTGCGGTGCCGATCTCGATCATCGGCACGTTTGCCGGCATGTACCTGTTCGGCTTCTCGATCAACCTGCTGACGCTGTTCGGCCTGGTGCTGGCCATCGGCATCGTGGTCGACGACGCCATTGTGGTGCTGGAGAACGTCGAGCGCATCATGTCGACGGAGCACCTGTCCCCGCGCAAGGCCGCCATCAAGGCGATGAGTGAGGTCACGGGACCCGTCATTGCCATCGTGCTGGTGCTCTGCGCCGTGTTCGTGCCCGTGACCTTCATGGGCGGTCTCGCCGGCGAAATGTACAAGCAGTTCGCTGTGACCATCGCCATCTCGGTGACGATCTCAGGGATCGTGGCCCTGACGCTCACACCGGCTCTGTGCGCCCTGATCCTGAAGCCCGGGCACCACGAGCCGGCGCTGCCGTTCCGCCTGTTCAACCGTGCCTTCGACAAGCTGACGGCGGGCTATACGGCCGGTGTCCGCTTCCTGGTCCGGCGGGTGGCAGTGGGCCTGCTGATCTCGGCGGGCGTGGCGGGTGCGACGGCCTACCTCTTCATGACGATCCCAGGCTCCCTGGTGCCGGATGAGGACCAGGGCGTTCTGTTCAGCGTCGCCATGCTACCGCCCGCCGCTTCCTTGAGCCGGACCGAGGCCGTGGTGGACGCGGCAAGCCAGAACTTCCAGAGCCATCCGGCGGTCGAGAATGTCTTCGCGGTGTCGGGCTTCGACCTGCTCTCGGGCGGTATGAAGACCAGCGCCGGTACCTCCTTCGTGTCGTTGAAGGACTGGGCCGAGCGCGAGGCACCGGAGCTCGATGCGCGCAAGCTGCCGGGCCCGTTCATGGGCATGAACGATGGTATCAAGGACGGTATGGTTCTGGCCTTTAATCCGCCCCCCATTATGGGTTTGAGCACGACTGGTGGGTTCGAACTCTACTTGCAGGATCGAACCGGAGGTGGCGCTGCCAACCTCAACGCAGCCACGACAAAGCTGGTTGAGGCTGCCTCGAAGCGGCCTGAACTGACAGGTGTGCGGACAACGTTCAGCACCAACGTGCCGCAGTACAAGATCAATCTCGACCGCGACAAGGCCAAGGCTCTGAACGTGCCGATCAACTCGGTGTTCGAGGCGATGCAGAGCACCTTCGGCAGCATGTACGTGAACGACTTCACGCTGTTCGGACGCAATTACCGCGTCATGCTCCAGTCCGAGTCGAACTTCCGCCAGACACCGGACGATCTCAGGCACGTCTTCGTCAAGACGGCTGCGGGGAGCATGATCCCGCTCAGCACGCTCGTCACTGTCGAGCGCGTCATTGGCCCTGACCAGTTGGAGCGCTTCAACGCCTTCAATGCCGCCAAGGTCACGGGAAACCCGGCTCCGGGCTACACCTCCGGTCAGGCGATTGCGGCCATGCAGGAGGTTGCCCGGGAGGCGCTGCCGGAGGGGTTCCAGGTGGCCTGGACGGGCTCGGCCTACCAGGAACTGGAAACCGGCGGCACCGGATCTCAGGCCATGATCTTCGGCCTGATCATGGTGTTCCTGATCCTCGCGGCGCAGTACGAGAAGTGGAGCCTGCCGCTGGCGGTTATCACGGCGGTTCCCTTCGCGCTCTTCGGTGCCCTTGTGGCGATCTGGCTGCGAGGGCTGACCAACGACGTCTATTTCCAGATCGGTTTGGTGACGCTCATCGGCCTCGCCGCCAAGAACGCGATCCTGATCGTGGAGTTCGCGGTGCTCAGGCGTCAGGAGGGCGCGAGCGCAGTCGAGGCTGCGATCGATGCCGCCCGCCTGCGCTTCCGACCGATCGTGATGACATCGCTGGCCTTCATTCTGGGCGTGGTGCCACTCGCGATCTCGACAGGTGCAGGTTCTGCCAGCCGCCACTCGATCGGCACGGGTGTGATCGGCGGCATGCTGGCGGCGACCTTCATCGCAACCTTCCTGATCCCGATGTTCTACCGTCTGATCGCCTGGAAGCAGCCAAAGGCTCGCGAAGAGGATGACGACGTCCTGCTGGCGCCGGCTCAGGAGACCCCAGCGCAATGA
- a CDS encoding TetR/AcrR family transcriptional regulator: MTAQHDTTAVSSHDRILDAAEDLITTRGISAFTLDAVAQAAGVSKGGLLYHFSSKDSLISGLQRRMASRLVDTLQEAEKRSEPILQAFVRQLRHDYETGGQRFAALLLAREQPAPCQELQSLMTCLSRRSSKSGDSKPPLLLLAALGLILSSLARLPCPEPSQIEDLFDEMEAIAANLTD; the protein is encoded by the coding sequence ATGACAGCGCAGCACGACACGACAGCGGTCTCGTCCCACGATCGTATTCTGGATGCCGCTGAGGATTTGATCACGACTCGAGGCATCTCCGCCTTTACCCTTGATGCAGTCGCCCAAGCGGCGGGAGTCAGCAAAGGCGGGCTCCTGTATCACTTCAGCTCCAAGGACAGTCTGATCTCCGGCCTCCAGCGTCGCATGGCTTCACGCCTCGTGGACACGTTGCAAGAGGCTGAAAAGCGATCCGAACCGATTCTTCAGGCATTTGTCCGCCAGCTACGTCATGACTATGAAACCGGCGGACAGCGATTTGCGGCACTGCTGCTGGCCCGGGAGCAGCCAGCCCCATGCCAAGAGCTGCAATCCCTGATGACATGTCTGTCTCGAAGGAGCAGCAAGTCTGGAGACAGCAAACCGCCGCTCCTCCTGCTGGCCGCCTTGGGATTGATCCTCTCCAGTCTTGCGCGGTTGCCCTGTCCTGAACCTTCGCAAATCGAAGATCTCTTTGATGAGATGGAAGCAATCGCTGCCAACCTCACCGATTGA
- a CDS encoding glutathione S-transferase N-terminal domain-containing protein, producing MITLYTWTTPNGRKVPIMLEETGLAYEVRPVNLGNNEQFSSDFLAISPNNKIPAIVDDEAEGSPLTLFESGAILTYLAEKTGRFLAPPGPARYKALEWTYWQVGGQGPMLGQLGFFAKRSDEKAPLAIKRFTDEADRLLTVMERRLAEVPYLAGDTYTIADIAAYPWTVAATTFLKDVLTDSLATKPSLHRWLKEVGERPAVQRGMAVPKL from the coding sequence ATGATCACGCTTTACACTTGGACCACGCCGAACGGCCGCAAGGTGCCCATCATGCTGGAAGAGACGGGCCTTGCTTACGAGGTGCGGCCGGTCAATCTCGGGAACAACGAGCAGTTCTCGTCCGACTTCCTGGCGATCTCGCCCAACAACAAGATCCCAGCCATTGTCGATGACGAGGCGGAGGGTAGCCCGCTCACCCTTTTTGAGAGCGGCGCCATCCTGACCTACCTCGCTGAGAAAACCGGCCGCTTTCTTGCCCCGCCAGGGCCGGCTCGGTACAAGGCGCTGGAATGGACCTACTGGCAGGTCGGCGGCCAGGGGCCAATGCTCGGTCAGCTCGGCTTCTTTGCCAAACGCTCGGACGAGAAGGCGCCGCTGGCGATCAAGCGCTTTACGGATGAGGCCGATCGCCTGCTCACCGTGATGGAGCGGCGTCTGGCTGAGGTACCGTACTTGGCCGGTGACACGTACACGATTGCCGATATTGCGGCCTACCCGTGGACAGTGGCGGCCACCACGTTCCTGAAGGATGTCCTGACCGACAGTCTTGCCACCAAACCATCCCTCCACCGCTGGCTCAAGGAGGTCGGAGAGCGCCCTGCGGTCCAACGCGGTATGGCAGTGCCGAAGCTCTGA
- a CDS encoding alpha/beta hydrolase yields the protein MAGHRARSIVRRLFILASAVLALYACALAVLFVNQRSLLYPAPDWRSTAAEAGLSGFQDLVLTTPDGERLVAWWKPPQPGKALILYFHGNGGSLWSGRLRAQALTASGRGLLTISYRGYSGSTGSPTEMGLHTDARTAYDWVRQSYEASRVVAYGESLGTGLAVRLGSEQPLAGLILDAPYTSTADVASLTYWYVPVSWLMLDQFRSLDIICQVKAPILILHGTDDRTVPFAFGERLFAAAPEPKRFIRIAGGTHSRNLEQGGMAAVEDFLAAVEAQLPDRASGRAATPTQAP from the coding sequence GTGGCAGGACACCGCGCTCGTTCCATAGTCCGCCGTCTGTTCATCCTCGCCTCCGCTGTGCTCGCTCTGTACGCCTGCGCCCTCGCGGTGTTGTTCGTGAACCAGCGCAGCCTGCTGTATCCAGCCCCGGACTGGCGCAGCACCGCCGCCGAGGCTGGGCTGTCCGGCTTTCAAGACTTGGTCTTGACGACGCCCGATGGCGAACGGCTGGTGGCGTGGTGGAAGCCGCCGCAGCCTGGCAAGGCGCTGATCCTGTACTTCCATGGCAACGGCGGCAGCCTCTGGAGCGGGCGCTTGCGCGCTCAGGCCCTGACCGCCTCCGGGCGTGGGCTGCTGACGATCAGCTATCGGGGCTACTCCGGCTCGACCGGCTCGCCTACGGAGATGGGTCTGCACACCGATGCCCGCACGGCCTATGACTGGGTAAGGCAATCTTATGAGGCCTCTCGGGTGGTCGCCTATGGCGAGTCCCTCGGCACCGGGTTGGCCGTACGCCTGGGCAGCGAGCAGCCGCTGGCCGGCCTGATCCTGGATGCGCCCTACACCTCCACGGCCGATGTGGCCAGCCTCACCTACTGGTATGTGCCCGTCTCCTGGCTGATGCTCGACCAGTTCCGCTCGCTCGACATCATCTGCCAGGTGAAAGCGCCGATCCTGATCCTGCACGGCACGGATGATCGCACCGTCCCGTTTGCGTTCGGCGAGCGGCTGTTTGCGGCTGCTCCCGAGCCGAAGCGGTTCATCCGCATTGCGGGTGGGACCCACAGCCGGAACCTGGAGCAGGGCGGAATGGCCGCGGTGGAAGACTTCCTTGCGGCTGTCGAGGCCCAGTTGCCAGACCGGGCCTCTGGCAGGGCTGCCACGCCAACGCAAGCTCCCTAG
- a CDS encoding AAA family ATPase, whose protein sequence is MDPRLNPYAPGAGNPPPELAGRDSILERAQIALDRIKAGRASRSFILYGLRGVGKTVLLNRIRLDAEAKQYVSVWIEAPEERSLPALLAPALRATLLKLSRGEALRDGAKRAMRALAGFAKALKVTYSDIEVGIDLDPEPGVADSGDLENDLSDLLGAIGEAAAERDTIVVIYIDELQYVPEAQLAALITALHRASQRQLPVTMVAAGLPQLLGQMGRAKSYAERLFEYVPIDKLDPDAARKALCVPAEKEGVTFADAAIAEIAKQTQGYPYFLQEWGKHSWDLAEASPIDGDDARRATVAALGELDASFFRVRFDRLTPSEKRYLRAMAELGEGPHRSGDIADTLGMKVTSVAPIRNSLISKGMIYSPSHGDTAFTVPLFDGFVKRTMQDAGA, encoded by the coding sequence ATGGATCCTCGACTGAACCCCTACGCGCCGGGAGCCGGCAACCCACCGCCCGAGCTTGCCGGCCGCGACAGCATTCTTGAGCGCGCCCAAATCGCGCTCGACCGCATCAAGGCAGGCCGGGCCAGCCGCAGCTTCATCCTTTACGGCCTCCGGGGGGTCGGTAAGACTGTTCTGCTTAACCGTATCCGCCTCGACGCTGAAGCCAAGCAGTATGTAAGCGTGTGGATCGAGGCGCCTGAGGAGCGGTCACTGCCGGCCCTTCTGGCCCCAGCCCTGAGGGCGACGCTGCTCAAGCTGAGCCGCGGTGAGGCACTGAGGGACGGGGCCAAGAGGGCCATGCGGGCGCTTGCTGGCTTCGCCAAGGCCCTGAAGGTCACGTACTCCGACATTGAGGTGGGGATTGATCTCGACCCTGAGCCCGGTGTCGCCGACAGCGGCGATCTCGAGAACGACCTGTCCGACCTCCTGGGTGCGATTGGTGAGGCGGCCGCAGAGCGCGACACCATCGTCGTGATTTACATCGACGAGCTCCAATACGTGCCCGAGGCTCAATTGGCGGCCCTCATTACGGCTCTGCATCGTGCATCGCAGAGGCAGCTTCCGGTCACCATGGTGGCCGCGGGGCTGCCGCAACTCCTCGGGCAGATGGGGCGCGCCAAGTCTTACGCGGAGCGGCTTTTCGAGTACGTCCCGATCGACAAGCTGGACCCCGATGCGGCCCGCAAGGCGCTTTGCGTGCCCGCGGAGAAGGAAGGCGTGACCTTCGCCGACGCGGCCATCGCCGAGATCGCCAAACAGACACAAGGGTATCCCTACTTTCTGCAAGAGTGGGGAAAGCACAGTTGGGATCTTGCGGAGGCATCCCCCATTGACGGCGACGATGCCCGGCGGGCGACCGTCGCGGCCCTCGGCGAGCTCGACGCGAGTTTCTTCCGGGTTCGTTTTGACAGGCTGACCCCATCCGAGAAGCGCTACCTGCGCGCCATGGCGGAACTTGGCGAGGGGCCGCACCGGTCCGGGGACATCGCCGACACACTCGGCATGAAGGTCACCTCCGTTGCTCCCATCCGCAACTCGCTCATCTCGAAGGGCATGATCTACAGCCCCTCCCATGGTGACACCGCGTTCACAGTGCCTCTTTTCGATGGCTTCGTGAAAAGAACGATGCAGGACGCGGGGGCATGA
- a CDS encoding DUF6635 family protein produces MTSGPEPLLTRGEAERIVAEGARRYFESRRARVNEFVQRHFSFSGSLSMHRKAVGWDMLKGPVNIALAVPQLATKLAAAGAKAIGADKASEYLGSRNLMFDTDLGQEIEWLIITELLELPFQQGGRVSQRDALAETILAAPELQERLQQSLEVIGRKGDDLEFRARLEASMEIYAGTRAAAAEIAASLMTVGAGAVALQKVTPGVMSLGPALAAALAQNAAVASFPLGASAGGLWYGLFPAAVSPVLVGGVTGGLLAITSVAAAFAGIITDPVQKGLGLHHRRLTRLIDALEKQWNREHEDAEFKAHDPYVARLMDVFDILGAAYRIARS; encoded by the coding sequence ATGACGTCGGGTCCCGAACCCCTGCTCACGCGGGGCGAGGCCGAGCGCATCGTCGCCGAGGGTGCGCGCCGCTACTTCGAGAGCCGTCGGGCAAGGGTGAACGAGTTCGTGCAGCGACACTTCTCGTTCTCAGGATCGCTGTCCATGCACCGAAAGGCGGTTGGATGGGACATGCTCAAGGGTCCCGTCAACATCGCCTTGGCCGTTCCCCAGCTCGCGACGAAACTGGCCGCCGCCGGGGCTAAGGCGATCGGTGCGGACAAAGCCTCGGAGTACCTGGGATCGAGGAACCTGATGTTCGACACCGATCTCGGGCAGGAGATCGAATGGCTGATCATCACCGAGCTCCTCGAGCTGCCGTTCCAGCAGGGCGGCCGCGTGTCCCAGCGCGATGCCCTTGCGGAGACGATCCTGGCAGCGCCGGAACTCCAGGAGCGGCTTCAGCAGTCACTCGAGGTGATCGGACGAAAGGGAGACGATCTCGAATTCAGGGCGCGTCTTGAGGCATCGATGGAGATCTATGCGGGGACGCGGGCGGCAGCCGCCGAGATCGCCGCCTCGCTGATGACTGTCGGAGCAGGGGCCGTTGCCCTGCAGAAGGTGACGCCCGGGGTCATGTCCCTGGGGCCAGCCTTGGCCGCCGCTCTGGCGCAGAATGCAGCCGTTGCCTCGTTTCCGCTGGGGGCTAGTGCCGGAGGCCTATGGTATGGTCTGTTCCCGGCGGCGGTATCCCCGGTCTTGGTCGGGGGTGTGACCGGAGGACTTCTGGCGATCACCTCCGTCGCCGCCGCCTTCGCCGGAATCATAACTGACCCGGTCCAGAAGGGTCTCGGCCTTCATCACCGCCGCCTCACGCGACTGATCGATGCCTTGGAGAAGCAGTGGAACCGGGAGCACGAGGACGCTGAGTTCAAGGCGCATGATCCATACGTCGCCCGTCTCATGGACGTATTCGACATCCTCGGTGCCGCTTACCGCATCGCCAGATCTTAG
- a CDS encoding LysR family transcriptional regulator: MRIVHYRSTNSCNLHHRSSVEIKQLEAFLAVMSAGSITGASRLLDRSQSQVTRLIQELEASLAFSLFDRNGPRITPTPKAIAFHSEAERFLTGIGQLKERAKRILAEDPAPIEIAAIPAFASGLVPLALSVLQEDRLPRDIHLRSISAEAAVQSVLGRTADFCIASLPVEHPGLEVHGLFQSPCVAAVAANDPLAANEVISMGDLAGRCLITMANPFRLRRRVNQALEAANVRPLRITDTNVALTALQLASTGFGIAIVEPATAHGTQVKNVEIRPLDMDIPFLWGIFSAASKPLSETARELIQLIIRVSATRIPRIVAHDPRHIDRVADATFGADPHRQDV; the protein is encoded by the coding sequence ATGCGAATTGTGCATTATCGGTCGACTAACTCCTGTAACTTGCATCATAGGTCTAGTGTGGAAATCAAGCAGTTAGAAGCGTTCCTGGCCGTGATGTCGGCGGGGAGTATTACCGGGGCATCCCGGCTGCTTGACCGTTCACAATCTCAGGTCACGCGCCTGATCCAAGAACTTGAAGCCTCGCTTGCTTTCTCCCTGTTTGATCGTAACGGGCCGAGAATTACCCCGACGCCCAAGGCTATCGCCTTCCACTCTGAAGCGGAACGGTTTCTAACAGGGATCGGACAACTGAAGGAGCGCGCTAAGAGGATCTTGGCCGAGGATCCAGCTCCAATTGAAATTGCTGCGATCCCAGCATTCGCCAGCGGTCTCGTGCCGCTTGCACTGTCCGTTTTGCAGGAAGATCGTCTGCCGCGTGACATCCATCTTCGAAGCATCTCTGCGGAGGCCGCTGTTCAATCAGTTCTGGGGCGGACTGCGGATTTTTGCATTGCCTCCCTCCCTGTTGAACATCCTGGCCTTGAGGTGCATGGCCTCTTCCAATCACCCTGTGTTGCAGCAGTCGCAGCGAACGATCCTTTAGCGGCCAACGAGGTCATTTCCATGGGTGATCTCGCGGGTCGCTGCCTCATCACGATGGCTAACCCCTTCCGGCTTCGCCGCCGGGTGAACCAAGCTTTAGAGGCTGCGAACGTGCGCCCTTTGAGGATAACCGACACAAACGTCGCCCTGACTGCGCTGCAGCTTGCGTCCACTGGCTTTGGCATTGCCATTGTGGAGCCGGCCACGGCTCACGGCACACAGGTGAAGAACGTAGAGATCCGGCCGCTCGATATGGATATCCCCTTCCTTTGGGGGATTTTCTCTGCCGCCTCCAAGCCTCTTTCCGAGACAGCTCGCGAACTCATTCAGCTGATCATCCGGGTTTCCGCAACTCGGATACCAAGAATTGTCGCCCACGATCCAAGACACATTGATCGTGTTGCCGATGCCACGTTCGGTGCTGATCCGCATAGACAGGATGTTTGA